A region of Emys orbicularis isolate rEmyOrb1 chromosome 20, rEmyOrb1.hap1, whole genome shotgun sequence DNA encodes the following proteins:
- the S100A14 gene encoding protein S100-A14 produces the protein MGQCHCHKKRKDSQELTDVERAIEIVINNFQRYAVKGRKECLTPNELRELVVQQLPHLSQHVCSLDEKIECLGDPDEAKLEFGEYWAIIGEAAKGCRVKK, from the exons ATGGGCCAGTGCCACTGTCACAAGAAGCGCAAG GACAGCCAGGAGCTCACCGACGTGGAGAGGGCGATCGAGATCGTGATCAACAACTTCCAGCGCTACGCGGTGAAGGGGCGGAAGGAGTGCCTGACCCCCAACGAGCTCAGGGAGCTGGTggtgcagcagctgccccaccTGTCGCAG CATGTCTGCTCGCTGGATGAGAAGATCGAGTGCCTTGGGGACCCCGACGAGGCCAAACTGGAGTTCGGCGAGTACTGGGCCATCATCGGGGAGGCAGCCAAAGGCTGCCGGGTGAAGAAGTAA